The following coding sequences lie in one Musa acuminata AAA Group cultivar baxijiao chromosome BXJ3-1, Cavendish_Baxijiao_AAA, whole genome shotgun sequence genomic window:
- the LOC135629414 gene encoding thaumatin-like protein 1b, producing MHPLLLVLALLIASSSSSGVLSTTFTVTNDCGYTVWPGVLSNAGSSPLATTGFALGPGESRSLDAPVPWSGRIWARSLCSADANGRFSCATGDCGSGAVECNGSGAKPPATLGEFTLGGAAARDTDFYDVSLVDGYNLPVLVAPQGGAVGAGRCALTGCTADLNGLCPAELRVVGAGGQVVACRSACDAFRTERYCCSGEFGTPNACGPTAFSQLFKNACPRAYSYAYDDATSTFTCPTPATAGYAVTFCPSNTSLQPRGGAQNPKAAGLPPTNETMVFFGAAKPAADSLLPWLAACLSSHLLLVLSLTLH from the exons ATGCACCCTCTCCTTCTTGTCCTTGCCCTCCtcatcgcctcctcctcctcctcag GTGTGCTGTCGACGACGTTTACCGTGACCAACGACTGCGGGTACACGGTTTGGCCGGGCGTCCTCTCCAACGCTGGCTCCTCTCCTCTCGCCACCACTGGGTTCGCCCTCGGCCCCGGCGAGTCCCGCAGCCTGGACGCCCCCGTCCCGTGGTCCGGCCGCATCTGGGCCCGCAGTCTCTGCTCTGCTGACGCCAACGGCCGCTTCTCCTGCGCCACCGGTGACTGCGGCTCCGGCGCGGTCGAGTGCAACGGCAGCGGCGCGAAACCCCCGGCCACCCTCGGGGAGTTCACCCTCGGAGGCGCCGCCGCGAGAGACACGGACTTCTACGACGTCAGCCTCGTGGACGGCTACAACCTCCCGGTGCTGGTGGCGCCGCAGGGCGGGGCCGTCGGCGCGGGCCGCTGCGCGCTCACCGGGTGCACGGCGGACCTCAACGGGCTGTGCCCGGCCGAGCTGAGGGTGGTGGGGGCGGGCGGGCAGGTGGTGGCGTGCCGGAGCGCGTGCGATGCGTTCAGGACGGAGCGCTACTGCTGCAGCGGGGAGTTCGGGACCCCGAACGCCTGCGGACCAACGGCGTTCTCGCAGCTGTTCAAGAACGCATGCCCCCGGGCTTACAGCTACGCCTACGACGATGCCACCTCCACGTTCACCTGCCCCACCCCCGCGACTGCCGGCTACGCTGTCACCTTCTGCCCCAGCAACACCAG CTTGCAGCCCAGAGGTGGAGCTCAGAACCCCAAGGCAGCAGGCTTGCCGCCGACGAACGAAACCATGGTCTTCTTTGGCGCTGCAAAGCCGGCTGCTGACTCTCTCCTCCCCTGGCTTGCAGCTTGCTTGTCCTCCCACCTACTGCTGGTGCTCTCGCTAACTCTCCATTAA
- the LOC135582384 gene encoding uncharacterized protein LOC135582384 — protein sequence MASFFLFLCISSLILCPPSQADDAKAVHTPLGTIQRETKQQILATVPPNPSGNTEPFLTSPLGKYVGYLLRRETAPGAGGMGNDFCYIQIQEAASGASVWESECEPVSSANACSLVFCDAGLALFDGSNPVWDTGASGHNNFPATLELVDHGDMRVIDKDGELVWKASDDARVNQHCGLPGSPGLPSGAPPFVGPIGGDDNPPFGQQPQQTTPYPTNGALPLAPASAPLVAPASGDENSNGDLPLAPASAPLVAPASGDENSNGDLPLAPASAPLVAPASGDENSNGDLPLAPAHPPVVAPTGGADDLAAGVLPSTNPINGAFGQQQQPHGLHGVTEQPLVDNTPYDSGSSGKEGSVVLFFSAVVGHLMLYGF from the coding sequence AtggcttccttcttcctcttcctctgcatCTCTTCGCTCATCCTCTGCCCACCTTCGCAGGCTGATGACGCCAAGGCCGTGCACACTCCCTTGGGCACTATTCAGAGGGAGACGAAGCAGCAGATCCTCGCCACTGTGCCTCCCAACCCGTCGGGGAACACCGAGCCCTTCCTGACTTCTCCCTTGGGCAAGTACGTCGGCTACCTCCTCCGCCGCGAGACCGCACCGGGCGCCGGCGGCATGGGCAACGACTTCTGCTACATCCAGATCCAGGAGGCAGCCTCCGGAGCCAGCGTGTGGGAGTCGGAGTGCGAGCCGGTGAGCAGCGCGAACGCGTGCAGCCTCGTGTTCTGCGATGCCGGGCTCGCGTTGTTCGATGGGAGCAACCCGGTATGGGACACCGGAGCCAGCGGCCACAACAACTTCCCGGCGACGTTGGAGCTGGTCGACCACGGCGACATGAGGGTGATCGACAAGGACGGGGAGTTGGTCTGGAAGGCCAGCGACGACGCGAGGGTGAATCAACACTGTGGGTTGCCAGGCTCCCCGGGGCTGCCATCCGGCGCGCCACCGTTTGTCGGGCCAATTGGTGGAGACGACAACCCTCCATTCGGCCAGCAGCCGCAGCAGACAACGCCATACCCAACCAACGGAGCTCTGCCATTGGCACCGGCGTCGGCTCCGTTGGTCGCACCAGCAAGCGGAGACGAGAATAGCAACGGAGATCTGCCGCTGGCACCGGCGTCGGCGCCGTTGGTCGCGCCAGCAAGCGGAGACGAGAATAGCAACGGAGATCTGCCGCTGGCACCGGCGTCGGCGCCGTTGGTCGCACCAGCAAGCGGAGACGAGAATAGCAACGGAGATCTGCCGCTGGCACCGGCACATCCGCCAGTTGTTGCACCAACGGGTGGGGCCGACGACCTTGCAGCAGGGGTGCTGCCTTCAACGAATCCGATCAACGGAGCATTCGGCCAGCAGCAGCAGCCACATGGATTGCATGGGGTGACGGAGCAGCCGCTGGTGGACAACACTCCTTACGACAGCGGGAGCTCAGGGAAGGAGGGATCGGTCGTACTCTTCTTCTCGGCCGTGGTTGGTCACTTGATGCTTTATGGTTTCTGA